In Paenibacillus sp. FSL R7-0345, a single window of DNA contains:
- a CDS encoding MBL fold metallo-hydrolase, producing the protein MRLTQIGNLLQLTWFPDFFPVNGYLVMEDNELTLIDAGMPISVKGIMTAAEKLQKPLTRIVLTHAHGDHVGALDELKKRLPAAKVYISERDASLLRGDRSLRAEEPQMPLKGSVPKKIRTVPDVLLHEGDHIGSLQAISTPGHTPGSMSFIDQRSGAVIAGDAYQTFRRTAVAGTLVALFPFPAMATWNKELAVESAIKLAELSPAILAVGHGNMLTEPALEMKQAILKAQQALQKGRS; encoded by the coding sequence AAATTTGCTGCAGCTTACCTGGTTTCCGGATTTCTTTCCCGTTAATGGTTACCTTGTTATGGAGGATAATGAGCTTACCCTCATTGATGCGGGGATGCCGATCAGTGTAAAAGGGATTATGACAGCGGCTGAGAAACTGCAGAAGCCTCTTACGCGGATTGTCCTGACACATGCCCACGGCGATCATGTGGGGGCGTTGGATGAGCTGAAGAAGCGGCTCCCGGCAGCCAAGGTTTATATCTCCGAGCGGGATGCCTCTCTGTTAAGAGGGGACCGGTCGTTAAGGGCAGAGGAACCGCAAATGCCTCTTAAAGGCTCGGTGCCTAAGAAGATTAGAACCGTGCCCGACGTTCTCCTGCATGAAGGTGATCACATTGGATCGCTGCAGGCAATCAGTACACCAGGCCATACTCCGGGTTCGATGTCTTTTATAGATCAGCGCAGCGGGGCAGTGATCGCGGGAGATGCTTATCAGACTTTCCGCAGGACAGCTGTAGCAGGCACCTTAGTCGCGCTGTTCCCTTTTCCGGCAATGGCTACCTGGAACAAAGAACTGGCTGTAGAGAGCGCCATCAAGCTTGCAGAGCTGTCCCCGGCTATTCTGGCGGTAGGGCATGGCAATATGCTGACGGAACCTGCCTTAGAGATGAAGCAGGCAATTCTAAAAGCACAGCAAGCCTTGCAAAAGGGGAGAAGCTAA
- a CDS encoding WHG domain-containing protein produces the protein MSPRAGLDTRTLVLAAAELADEHGMEGVTLALLAAKLGVRSPSLYNHVKGLKELRTLLAIYGLQQLYTVMSASLEGVSGGAAVHAISRAYVAFAQQRPGLYETTLQAPEEGDAGLEEAGNRPLQLIISVLSGYELGSTGELHAVRGLRSILHGFATLRNKGGFGMPLDLEDSLTRLIDSFIAGIGCMRTRD, from the coding sequence ATGTCGCCCAGAGCCGGACTGGATACGCGTACTCTGGTGCTTGCAGCAGCGGAATTGGCCGATGAACACGGCATGGAGGGGGTTACGCTTGCCCTGCTGGCGGCTAAGCTGGGCGTGCGTTCCCCGTCCCTTTATAATCATGTTAAAGGGCTCAAGGAACTGCGCACACTGCTGGCTATATATGGTCTTCAGCAGCTCTATACTGTAATGTCAGCCTCATTGGAAGGAGTCAGCGGCGGGGCGGCAGTCCATGCGATAAGCAGGGCCTACGTTGCCTTCGCTCAGCAGCGGCCCGGACTGTATGAAACGACACTGCAGGCTCCGGAGGAGGGGGATGCCGGGCTTGAAGAAGCTGGCAACAGGCCCCTCCAGTTAATTATCAGTGTGTTGTCCGGCTATGAGTTGGGCAGCACCGGCGAACTGCATGCGGTCAGGGGTCTAAGAAGTATCCTGCACGGCTTCGCCACACTCAGAAACAAAGGCGGCTTCGGAATGCCGCTGGATCTGGAGGACAGCCTCACCCGGCTGATCGATTCGTTCATTGCCGGAATCGGATGCATGCGGACCAGGGATTAA